GACAGGAACGCCGCGCACGCGCCGCCACTCGACTTGAACACGTACGCCTTCTCGTAGTTGCCGATGGACTGGACCGTCGGGTCGCCGGAGACGAGCGCCGGCTCGGCCTGCTTGATGGCATTGTGCAGGTCCCTCAGGTGACCCCATTTCGGCTGCCTCAGCAGACCTGCAGAATGGCATGCCACGCTTTCAGTTTCAGACCATCAGAGAAGCACATTCAGAATTAACATCCTACTGCGACATTCAGTCTTAACTGTTATACTGAAACTGAAATCTCCATGGTGGATTACCGTATTCGTCGATTGGCGCATCGTAGTCGTAGCTGGTGGCGATGAAGGGCCCGCCGGAGGTCCGGTCGAAGTTGGTGCCGCCATGGTACTGAAGAAGAACCAAGCACATGCTAAGCATCATTATCCATTGACACAAAACAAAACCCCATACGCATCTACACGTACGGCAGCTCATCTGACTTGGCTGACCCATGTGGCAGCTcagctcgatcgatcgagccAGCCTCGCTCACACACTCACTCACTGCCAGTCAGTGATCGACTCACCATGTAGTAGTTGACGAAGGACCCGCCCTTCTGGATGAACCTCgccacggcgaaggcgaggtcCTCCACCGGGCGGTGCGGCACCGGCTTGCCGAACGCCGTGAACCAACCGCTCCAGGCCTCCGTCCACATGGTGGGCTTGCTGttggagttgggggtgaagtagtCGCAGTAGAACCCGTTGCAGGTGTTGATCTGAAAATCCATCACCATTGCGCAAAGGCAAGCATCATCAACTTAGGAACGTAGCGAAACCAAAGAATCTAGTACCATATCAAACAAAATTGAAGATAATTGCATAATTGCTGAGCAATTAGCATGAATTGGGACAGGCATAATTGTTTGGCGGCAAGCAAAGTTGGCAGCGAGCTGGAAAGGAGGGACCATTGAAGGCAGCGATGTCGTAACGAAGGCGACGGATTAATCCACCGGTAATTAATCATTTAATTACGTCGACCGACCGGAGCACGGCGAGAAGGTCATCAAGCGGAGTGGttaaaccaaaccaaaccagagcagagcagagacTTACCACGGGGTCGGGGGCGTCGTCCTGCTTGCACATGACCCAGggcacgccggcgccggtggcgacGGCCATCTTGGCTGCCCAGCTGGCGTAGGgcttggcgccgccgcccatgacGGACTCCATGGGCCCGTACTCGTTCTCCACCTGCGCCAGGATGATGGGCCCGCCCTGCCACTCGAAGAGCCCCTCCGCCTTCATCATCGACACGATCTTCTCCACGAACGCCTGCATCGCCGCCTTGAACGGCCCGTTGTCCGTCCGGAAGCTGATGCCGGGGACGTACTTGAGCCACACGGGGAACCCACTGCAGCAAACATCCATGAATTCCATGGCGGAACGAAGAGCTAATTAAGGAACAGTTCTTGAAGCAACAAGAATTCCATGGATGATGATGGCGATGGCGCACCCACCCGAAGTTCCACTCGGCGCAGACGTAGGGGCCGATGCGGAggtggacgaggaggccggCCTGCTTGGCGAGCTTGACGAAGCGGACGAGGTCGTAGCGGTCGCCGAAGTAGTACTGCCCCTGCACCGGCTCGTGCCCGTTCCAGAACACGTACGTCTGGACCACGTCGAGGCCGCCGTCCTTGGCCTTCTGCAGCAGGTCCGGCCACATCTCCGGCGTGCTGCGCGGGTAGTGGATGGACCCGGAGATGAGCACGCGCCGCTGCCCGTTGATGGTCACAGCGCGGTGGTCGTACGACACCGCGGCATTGGCCGGGGCAGGGGACGAGACGATgatgaccgccgccgccgccagcagggcgacgaggagcgcgccgccggaCATGGTGGCGTCACCTAGCTACGACGGCCTGGGGCGGCCCGGCTCGCTCGcgctctgtctctctctcttcgTCGAGGGGCAATGGTAGAGGACGGGAGGAGGGAATAGGGAGGGAGTGGGAGAGGAGGACGGAAAGGGGTGGTTCTGGTGATGGCGAGCTTATATCTGAGCCGTGCTGGGCGAGGAGTGGGAATGCGTTCCTGGTTTCCGATTCTTTCACCTGCCGCGCTTTAGATCTTTTCCCCTCGCTTTTGGATCAGCGCTCGGTGTTTACCGCTGGACGAGGTCGCAAGCAAGAGGAGTGGTGGGGTGGTGAAGCCAGAAGCGGAAAGCCGAAGCAGAGCAGGTAGAAGAAGGCCGGCCTCTGCAGTGAGGGAGGGCGGCTAATTAGTTGGCGCCGAAacaggggaggagggggaaggagCTCTGGGCCCTGGGGCTAAACTTGAAGGGGGAAAGATGGGCCCCACCTCTGCTTTCATGgactctttctctttttttggaGTGATGAGTCCGTGTGGTTTTCGTACTTTGCATAAATATTACCAAATTTCCTGCAAATTTATGCGTTGGTTTTCGTACCATGTGGCCATGGCTGTTTATCTTCCTTTCTCATATATAATAACTTCATGGTAACCATGCTAatttgttgaaaaaaaaaatggttgaGCTACAAAAATTTAATCAAATAAAatgtttatattttttaaaactaAATAGAAAACTCAGGCCCTTTTATTTGCCATGCAAGGGATTGTCATTCAAACTCGATGACCCGGTGGCCACCGTTCATGAGCATTTGGTGAGTTTCAGTTGAAGTGGAAAAGCATGGAAGCGTTGGTTTGAGGGCAACCCTGTCATTGGCGGTACATCCTCCGTGTGCGTGTGTGCTGACTCCATTTGTACTCCCGTCCTGGACGGTTGTTCGAAGTCGTTGAAAACGGCGACCAAATTTTAATCTTGAGACGAAGACTACGCGGATTCTGGTAGTCTCACGTATAAATGTTGCACGGACAGCTTTGCTGTTAGTTGTGGCGTTGCTTGTTCAAGCTTCAAATTAACCCTGAAATGCACGAGCGGTCGGGACGTTACGTACCTGTTGGGCCTGGTTTCTGTACATTTTTTGCGTTTCAAAAGCTAATAAAATTTGGAAAAATAGTAAACACGAGATGTTCAAATATGGACACTTCCAATACTTCGTGCAAAATGTCATAATGTCAACACTGTGccgaaaatatgaaaaaaaaaacattgagcTGCAGAAGATGCGCGCAGACATTAAGTCGATGTCACTATATTAATCATGAAACATACTCTCGTACTAATATGCAACTCTTTGTATTTAAATAATATGTTCTTTTAGATATTATTATTGGTCAAACTACAGTATCAAGTACGTTATATTTGGAATGAGCGGGAGTATTTGATTGAATTTAAGCCGTCTAATTCACAACAGAATGGTAGTAATGCCATTGGTTCTTGGAGGCGGCAGTGATGCGCACCACTGAAGCACCAGCCCACTCACCAAGCTAGCTAGCAACAAAAGCTGTGCCTCTTAAAGGTGTAACAACTCTTTAGTAGGTAACGCCGCGACCTTTCTGCAAATGCGAGCGAGGTGGTGACACTGAGCTTTCCATGAAGAAGGAAAGCTGTTAGTCCAACGAGTTTCAGGCAAATAATCGTTGCAAAATCCTCGGACGAAATAATGGCATCCGCTTCACGAAAACGTCGTCCGTATACagaacgacctacaatttaggatgaAAGAGTAGTTTGGGGCTCTGAAAACTACAGGTGTAGGTGGCCACATGTGCCTGGCCAATGTACGTGTTTGGACTACCAGAATGTGTATTTGCGTCGATTCAAGATCAAGTTACGTGACCGTACGAGTCTAAGATGCTTTGTAGCTCCGCTGCACGCAACGTGATTCCTCCCTGCTGGGCCTGCAGAGGACACTGCTGGCTAATCATTGATCAGTACACCAATTAATTCCCTGCAGTTTCTTAATCGCCTAGTAGGTGACAGATGATGTAAGTCGACAGAAGTGCGAGCTgagtgatatcaatctaatgtgcatgaaacttcTTTTCAGGCAACAATAAGATCTAGCTATCACAGAAAGGATGgatgttccaacttccaaggtTGTAAGTTTGTGGCGATTAACTTGATGAACTTGGGGCACCACCGGATTAGTTGTTAAGGCTGTTCTTTCGGCCTTTCCGTTGCATGCATCACTTCTGTGAATGATGACATATAGGACGTGGTGGTGGCGCCACCGATTGTcctggaataaaaaaaaaaagcttgggTTTCTGTTATCGCCACTCTGAACGAGATCTCTCACCAACCAAAAGCTTTCGACAGATCATTACGCCCAGCAGCACACAGCACCGACAAACAATGCCATGCGGACGGAGGttagggcgaggaggaggcgcagTTAGTAGATGCCGTAAACCCCCACTGCAGGACGTGACGTCCCATTAACGATACAACGCAACGACCTGCTCAATTGTGTTGCATTGGCAACATAATCAGCATGCAAGTGCAGCAGCTACCTAACAAAACGAAATCAATCGTGATGCTTTTGCAGGCAGCTGTTAGTAATCAGATCGTTGGTTGCAAACTCTGGGACAGAGTAGTCTCTAGGAAAGAAACTAGTGTTAGAAGTATAGTTGTTATGTAACCGAGTACTAGCATGTTGTACTCGGATAGTATCTCTTGGAGATATTGATTGCTGTATCATGGTTTGGTTGATAGATAGTTAGAGATAGATGACTTTTGCATTGTAATTTATTGGGACTTCTTCcctatataaacatgcaacTGTGACAATGCCGAGATAGGCAATCACGTTCTATCCTTTTACAACTAGAGCAGTAGCATTAGTGACAACTTCCAAAATGTCCTCATGTGACAATGGGTAATTGGGGATGAACCTTCTTGCACTTTTTTGGGGGAGAAATATATGCTACAAAGACTTTCTAGTGTAGTAGTGTAATTGATAAAGGTTAATACCAGAATAGtggtaaataaataaaataattatgcAGCTGCGACAGCAACAGAATGATAAGCCACggaaaagaaaaactaaacATTTCAGTGTGCTGTTGAGCATTACATACCGAGACGGAGTTTCtacaagaaagaaaacaaatataatGAGACAATATGGTAATTATATGCTCCAGTGTGGTGTTGACCATTAATGATGAGCCGGAGTATATTGCATTGGCTTTGGCTAGAAAACAAAATTTGACGCATAAAGACAGCTTTATTTGGAGCAGTGGATCATGACACTACTAAGCATGGCCGAAAGTCTTTGGTCCAAGATAAGTTAAAtctgttttcatttttttttttgaaacagtATGTCATTTTCATTAGTCTGACAAGTTAGGCAAATCGTCACCTGCCCGTGCCAGGCAACTCAGAAATTCTTGGGAAACACAtgttttaaatatattttttgagcGACGAAGTTGAATGCGTACGTAGTCCATTAGCTCCAGCATGTATGATCATGTCCGAATTCAGCATTTAGGTTGTGATTGGTCGCAGAGTTTTCATCGATTATATTGAGCTAATCTCCATCTCCCTAATCTGGTCCCATTCCTTTCCTAGATTTTGTGGTGATGCTGATATGAAACTGAACTAAGAGATGGGCATACAAGTTTTACAGGAATTGTTTTTCATAGTGAAGCTAACCTTTTAGAGATAACTCAATAAACCAGTCCATGGTAATCTCTTTTAGAGGGCATCTTGATAATCTGCatcaaagcaaaaaaaaactacaaacGAAACCTTTTCGTTAACAGGTACCAATGTTGTCTGTTTAGATATCATGATCATATTTCGAATATAGAAACATGCCGTGCTCATTGAGTTATGACTACAGAACAGGGTACCATCGCTGAAAAAGGCTAAGTGCGGTTCTCGCTGTATGGCATTGCTTTCCAATCCAGTAAGAGAGTATCGCGCACAGATGAAAGAGAAATAAATTGTTGCCTGAAATTGAGAAGTGCACTTCAAGGATATAGTGCTGTAACAAGAAGATAGGTGTAATATCATCCGTGTAAGGGAGAAGCATAGCTACAAAATGGtagtattttaaaaaaatcaggACGGGATCTAATCAAACTACATGATTCATGTGTAAATAAACAAAATTACCAGCAAAATCAGAAATACCTAAGGCTCCGTTTGGAttcttggaattgaattccattctaataatcataatttagatacaaattaattaagctaatatagttatacgtggaatatatttgtatattattgttgaccatatgggagagatacttgtgtACTGCACTTGAAAGTGAGTCGAAGAGCATACTATAAGTTGCATattagaaacatagcatgaggatctatagaatcaatttccatttcccaccctatgaatttaagatagacttatatctaaactttggaaagttgtggaatgtcATATTTCAGGACAAATAGCCTACTCCactaagtagattccaattcctccgttccaaacggAGCACAAGAGATATGCTATCCATGTGCTTCGTCAAGATTGGATCAACTGTTGAGTATAGATATAGAAGAACGTTATCTCAGAAATAAGAAATGCTCAATCGATCCACAGCACAAGCCAAATCAATTAGGATTGGACCAAACACTGGAATTAGGAACACTTCTCCgaaaagaaagaagataaaCATTATCGTCGCCAAAAAAGTGAAATGCTCAAGAGATGCGCAGCACAGCACATGC
Above is a genomic segment from Setaria viridis chromosome 4, Setaria_viridis_v4.0, whole genome shotgun sequence containing:
- the LOC117852814 gene encoding beta-galactosidase 9; the encoded protein is MSGGALLVALLAAAAVIIVSSPAPANAAVSYDHRAVTINGQRRVLISGSIHYPRSTPEMWPDLLQKAKDGGLDVVQTYVFWNGHEPVQGQYYFGDRYDLVRFVKLAKQAGLLVHLRIGPYVCAEWNFGGFPVWLKYVPGISFRTDNGPFKAAMQAFVEKIVSMMKAEGLFEWQGGPIILAQVENEYGPMESVMGGGAKPYASWAAKMAVATGAGVPWVMCKQDDAPDPVINTCNGFYCDYFTPNSNSKPTMWTEAWSGWFTAFGKPVPHRPVEDLAFAVARFIQKGGSFVNYYMYHGGTNFDRTSGGPFIATSYDYDAPIDEYGLLRQPKWGHLRDLHNAIKQAEPALVSGDPTVQSIGNYEKAYVFKSSGGACAAFLSNYKTNAPATVVFNGRRYELPAWSISVLPDCKTAVFNTATVKEPSAPATMSPAGGFSWRSYSEATNSLDDRAFTKDGLVEQLSMTWDKSDYLWYTTYVNIDSSEQFLKSGKWPQLTIYSAGHALQVFVNGQSYGTAYGGYDSPKLTYSGYVKMWQGSNKISILSAAVGLPNQGTHYETWNVGVLGPVTLSGLNEGKRDLSNQKWTYQIGLHGESLGVHTAAGSSSVEWGGAAGNQPLTWHRAYFNAPAGGAPVALDLGSMGKGQAWVNGHHIGRYWSYKAAGGGGCGGCGYAGTYSETKCQSGCGDVSQRYYHVPRSWLNPSGNLVVLLEEFGGNLSGVTLVTRTA